CTTTCTTGGCCAATTGAGCCAGATAGAGTGCCGACAACGAAGTGTCTTCGGCCGGCTTGATCACCACGGTGTTCCCGGCAGCCAATGCGGGCGAGATGCCCCAACCGATCAACAGGAATGGGAAGTTCCATGGGAAGATGAACGCGCACGCGCCCCATGGTTGCTTGAAAGTCCAAGCGTCGTGGCCGGGCACATCCAACTTGTTTCGCAGTTCCACCTTGTCGGCGAGGCCAACGAAATAGCGGAGCGTGTCGACGAAGTTTTGCACGTCACCAGCGGCTTGAGCTTGGATCTTGCCGGCGTCGAGCGCTTCGATCTGTGCGATGATCGCCTTGTCCGCTTCGACGGCGTCGGCCAGTCGCAACAAAATGCTGCTGCGTTCCTGCTGCGACAGCCCCGCCCAGGCGGGAAACGCTTCGTCAGCGATTTCCACGGCGCGATCGATTTCCGATGGAGAGAGGTCGTGGATTTCAGCGATCGTGTCGCCCGAACCGGGATCGATTGTCGGGATCAAGTTTCCCGAAGCCGCAGGAAAATCCTTGCCCCCCACGAAACTGGCAAATGGGCTCTGCTTCAGGAAGGTTTCGACGGCTGGCAACAATTCGAACTTCGTCATAACGCTCATTTGGTAACTCCTGCGAGTGATTGGATTTCGGGTTTTTGTCGCTTTTTGGGGGCTCGTTCTCACCGGCGACTGTTTTGCAGATTCTTCATCTTATCGTTTCGGCGTGCGATGGCTTGCCCCCCAATGCAAATTGTCGCCCATCGGGCTCTTTCAGGTCGTCGGCTCGCGGGGAGATCGAGATCGACGGGATCATCATGCGCTCCCGAATCGGCATATTGCTCAGTGGATTCGCAGGGGAACGGTTCGCGATCGCACGTCTGCTGCGCCGAAGATGCGGTAGCAACGGCTCTTATCGCTTGTTTGTCCTATGGGGAGCGTCGCAATGCGTTCGGGCCAATGGGCTGATGTTCAAGCTGTGAGCCGAGTTGTCGCGGAAGGGAAGAGTTGCTGCTGTTGGGAAGTGTGCTCTTTAAGCGATCGTTTTTCAGACGCTTGAGGCGAGCGAGGTGTCAGCAGCGTGTGGGTGAAACATTGTTCCAGATTCCACGTCGGCGCCCCTCGCGTTGCCAGGCCTCAACCAACAAAAAACGCCCCGATGTTGATCGGGGCGTTTCTACTTTTTCTGCTTGTGAAGAGGCGGTGCGTCTAGCCTGGTCCGCCGGTCTTCTTGAGGTCAAAGTTGACGTTCGTATTGGAACCAGACTCCACGTTAAAAGTCAATTCGGAGGCCACGTTATACATTGCCGGAATCAACTCTTTCTTGGGTGCCACGCCTTCACCTTCGACGGTGGCGACGGTGATACGGACAACATTCTCACCGACGATCGCGCCGGGACGGTCAGCCATATAGGCCAGTTCATAATAGCCGTTCGCATCGGTTTTCCCGTTCGCTGGACGGTCGTCCTCGTGGTAGAAGGAGACGAGTGCATCGGACAACGGTTCACCGTCGAAGGTGACCGTTCCTGAAACAGGAGCCAAGCGAGGCCCGACGCCACCACCACCACAACCAAGCGTTACGCTGGCAAGGGCGATCAAAACGGATGTCGCTAGACGCGACCTGGAAAACGGAATGAAGTTCATTAGAAAAGGCAACCAATTTTTAGGAATGAAACCGAACGGATATTAATAGGTTGGGATCACTTCGCCACCGTCCATCGTTCCCAACGCGGCTTGAACGCGAAGAGGAATCGATTCGGTCAGGAAAGTAACACTTGCGTCTCCACGGATGAATTGCGCTCCGCCGGGATGTAGGCTACTTGGGTTGTAGGAACTCGATCCATTGATCACGTAATCGGTGTCGTTGGAAGAACGCTCCATTCGCATTCGCACCTGAAATTGCGAAATACTGCCGCTGATGCTACCACCGAAGTCGTTTTGATAGCCGATCCACAGCGAGCCCGCTGGTCCATCGATCGTGCATCGTTCAGCCACCATGATGGTGTTGCTTAATCCATCGATGATGTCGCGAAATTTTGTCGCCGAATTGTCGGTGAAAACCGATGCTCTGTCGGTACCGCCCGCACCATTGGTGGCGGTTGGATTGGAGCCGTTGTAATACGCGGAGTAAACGCCGACATAGTTGGATTTTGCGAAGTAGATCCCACCGGTTCCGCCCAGCTTGTTATTCAATTCCCCGCCTGGGTCCGAAGGGCAAAGAAAGGCACTCACTGGCGTTTGCGCTAGCGGTGGATTGTTTCCGACGCCGTTTGTCGTGACTTCCAGGATGTCTTCCCAAGGCTCATCGAACGCACCGGCTGCGGAAATCGCATCGAACAAAGCATCTTGCTCCATGAACGGCAGGATCATCGTCCCCCAGGCCAGTTGGTTGCTTGTCACAATACCTGGGGGAAGCTTTCCGTAGGTGTCATGGTAGTTGTGAAGAGAAAGTCCGATCTGCTTCATGTTGTTGCTGCAACTCATGCGACGCGCTGCTTCACGAGCGGCCTGAACCGCTGGCAGCAACAGGCCTACCAAGATGCCGATGATCGCAATCACAACCAGGAGCTCCACCAATGTGAAGCCACTACTTTTTTTGGCTTTCGTCATATATTCCTCGAAAGAATTAAAAAGAAAAAGAATGGGGGCGTCGTCATTTTCAGGCAACACAGCAATCGTGCGCCCGTTCGCGACTCAGAAAATAAGAGTCGCTTTGCAGACAACAGTGCCACATTTAGAACGCATGCATCCTCGATGCTTCCCCTGATCACTTAAGTAAGTGCGGGGAGTAGAATAGTTGTTGTGGATTCTATCGACACTTTAGTGTTGTGACAATGGACTTTTCTCACACTCTGCAAGTTGTTAAGCGAGTTGCAGTGTAGGAAGTTGCAAGGAGACAATGTGTAGGAAATAGAGGCGCGGGGGTTCTAAGCCACCTGGAATGGCAGTAAGGAAAAGAAAGCCGCGAGTTTCTATACATAGCCAGGGTCTCGCTCTTTTGGTTTGCCGTAATGCGTCACCAGAAACGAAAGTAGTCAGTGTGGGTTGTGCATGCTCCCTGTAAGGACCTTTTATTTGCGTGCAACTAGTTGTTGTGGGTGTGTTGTTGTGTGCGCAGGTGGTGGTTCTGGGGAGTTGTCTGTAGGAATTAGTAGCAGGAGCGAGAAGTAGAAGTTGTCAACAGATGGGGGGGCGCATCAGGGTTGGATATGTGTAGCAGTGACCAAAATGGGGGCAGTCGCTGGGATGGTGGTCCATCGCATTCACGGTTTGACTATTGGCGCAGGAACGGGGGGCGGGCAAAGCAGACACTTAGACAGGAATGCGTTTTTTGAATTGTGGAGCTGCTAACCAAGTTGTCGCGATTTACTCACGTTGGTAAACACTCGCACAAGCTCCAACCCGAGATATCTACTCGCCAACCAGCAAGTCGGACTGCAAGTCACCACCAATCGGGCATGTTCGGTAAGAACTAGAATCGGGGGGACGGGGACCATCGATTCGCAGACGCGGTCCGAAGCGTTACAGAGAGGGTAGTCCCGACATGAAGAAAGGCTTGGAACAGATGTTCCAAGCCTCTTTATCGAATGTACCGTTTGAAGCGGTTCGCAAGCAAACTTTGCGTACCACTCTTGAAAATGAGTACCCCCGAAGGGATTCGAACCCCTAACCCCCGGTTCCGAAGACCGGTGCTCTATCCAGTTGAGCTACGGAGGCATCCGCACCGAAGTGCAATACCGTTGGCTGGCACAGAGCGATTTCGCTGCCGGTGCCAGACTGCCCAAATCTTACAAGATTTTCCCCGCCGTGCTAGTCCCGCAGGGGACAAATTTGCCGCCCCGCCAGTTTTGGCCCGCTATATGCCCTTTTCCTCTACTGACCGCTACAGGGTGAATGCCAAACGTTAACGTCCCAATCTGCCGCATCGACGCCGTTATTGCAGCCAGGCGTCGGGATCGGCATCGCTCGGCATCCGCCAATCGCCCCGCGGCGACAGGCTGACGCTGCCCACTTTGGGGCCGTCGGGGACACATGTCCGTTTGAACTGATTCGCAAAGAACCGCTTGAAAAAGGTCTGCAACGTTTCGGCGAGCGTCGCGTCGTCGTAGGGCTGCGAAAAGTTCGTCTGCTGGGCCAGCCAGAGGATCTTTTCGGGCGAATAGCCGTTGCGGATGAAGTGGAACAAAAAGAAGTCGTGCAGTTCGTACGCTCCGATCGTCGCTTCGGTGCTCTGACGGATCTCCCCGTCTTCGTTGGGGGGCATCAATTCGGGAGAGATCACCGCGTCGGCGATTTGGTGCAGCGTGGTGCGGACCGATTCGTCGAAGTGGTGGTCGCCGGCAAATCGGACCAGGAACCGGACCAGCGTTTTAGGGACCGATGTGTTGACGTTGTACATCGACATGTGATCGCCGTTGTAGGTCGACCATCCCAACGCTTGTTCCGACAGATCGCCGGTTCCCAAGACAAAACCGCGACTCATCAGCACAAAGGTCCGAATTCGCGCCTGGATGTTCTCGAACACTAAGTCTTTGGCGTCGTTGGGCGTTTTTATCAGCTGCTGCTGCAGCGTTTCGACGTCCATCTTTTCTGCATCGATTCCCAGCGGCTGATGCTGCAGCGATTGAAACGCTTGCAGGCACAACTGGCGAATGTCGATCGTCTCCCGCGTCACGCCCAGCTGTTGCATCAACCGATCGGCACTCTCGCGGGTCTGGTCGGTGGTGCCAAAGCCGGGCATCGTGATCCCGTGAATGCGCGAGGTCGGCCAGCCGTATCGCTGGCACATCTTCGCGGCAACGACCAATGCCAGCGTGCTGTCGAGGCCGCCGGAGACGCCGATGAAGAGGGGCATGTTTTCGGGCAGCTGACGAATTCGCTGGGCCAAGCCGGCCGATTGGATCTCAAAAATCTCGCTGCAGCGATCGGCAAGCGTATTGGGATCGCTAGGGACAAACGGCCGCGGCGCGATGTCGCGCTGCAGTTCGCGATCGGGAGTGTGGGTGAGCGAAAAATCGAATTGGCGATAGTCGCGCGGTAGCGATCCGCGGGCGTCGTCGAACGAACCGATCGTGCGGCGATCGTGCCCCAGTTTTTGAAGGTCGACGTCGACGGTGGCCGATGTCGCTCCCTGCCACGTCGGTTGGCCATCGCCCACGCGGCGCGAGTGGCTCAAGACGACTCCGTTTTCAGCGATCATGCAGTGCGCACCAAAGACGACATCGGTTGTCGATTCGGTCGGGCCCGCGCCGGCGTAAGCGTAGGCGGCGATGCAGCGTCCCGATTGCGATTTGACGAGATCGGTTCGCCAGCTGGCTTTGCCAACTGTTTCGGTGCTGGCGGACAGGTTTAATAGAATGTTAGCCCCGGCGACTGCCATCAAGCCGCTGGGAGGATTGGGAGTCCAGAGATCCTCGCAGATCTCGATTCCCACGACTGCATCGCCCGATCGGAACAGCAGATCGATGCCAAAGGGAATCGATTGGTTGTCGACGGTAATCGTCGCCGGTTCGCTGCCGTCGGCGGCGCGAAACCACCGCGCCTCGTAAAACTCTTTGTAGTTTGGCAGGAACTGTTTCGGAACGATTCCCAACAGTTGGCCGTTGTCGATCGCGGCGGCGCAGTTGTACAGGCTGCCCGCGACGCTGACCGGCACGCCGACGACAACTAATTGATCGCGACCCGCCGATGCCGCGACGATCTGCTGCAAAGCCGCCATCGCCGCGTCGATCAATTGTTGTTGTCCAAACAGATCGGCGGCGGTGTAGCCGGTCAGGGAGAGTTCGGGAAAGAGGACGATGTCCGATTCGCCGTACTGTTGCAGCAGTTCCTCGATCTCGTCTGCGTTTTTGCGCGGCGCACCAACGGAAACTCGCGGGCTCGCGGCGGTGATGCGGACATATCCGTGGGGGTGCATGAGCGGGACGATCCTTGTTAGACACAGGTTTTTGCAACGTGATTTGTAGTATACTCGCCACCGCCGCGGATCGGCGAGAGCGCTGAAGCGGGCGACGGGGCGCGTTGGGGTTGGCGTTTAGGTCGATCGGTCGTAGAACGCTAACGCTCGATTCGTGTGAGAACCGGACGCTAACGCGTGGCGGCTGATCGTTTCAATTGAATCACTGAATATTGCTGAAGCGGGCGATGTGATACCG
Above is a genomic segment from Rosistilla ulvae containing:
- a CDS encoding DUF4198 domain-containing protein — protein: MIALASVTLGCGGGGVGPRLAPVSGTVTFDGEPLSDALVSFYHEDDRPANGKTDANGYYELAYMADRPGAIVGENVVRITVATVEGEGVAPKKELIPAMYNVASELTFNVESGSNTNVNFDLKKTGGPG
- a CDS encoding DUF1559 domain-containing protein is translated as MTKAKKSSGFTLVELLVVIAIIGILVGLLLPAVQAAREAARRMSCSNNMKQIGLSLHNYHDTYGKLPPGIVTSNQLAWGTMILPFMEQDALFDAISAAGAFDEPWEDILEVTTNGVGNNPPLAQTPVSAFLCPSDPGGELNNKLGGTGGIYFAKSNYVGVYSAYYNGSNPTATNGAGGTDRASVFTDNSATKFRDIIDGLSNTIMVAERCTIDGPAGSLWIGYQNDFGGSISGSISQFQVRMRMERSSNDTDYVINGSSSYNPSSLHPGGAQFIRGDASVTFLTESIPLRVQAALGTMDGGEVIPTY
- a CDS encoding NAD(+) synthase, producing MHPHGYVRITAASPRVSVGAPRKNADEIEELLQQYGESDIVLFPELSLTGYTAADLFGQQQLIDAAMAALQQIVAASAGRDQLVVVGVPVSVAGSLYNCAAAIDNGQLLGIVPKQFLPNYKEFYEARWFRAADGSEPATITVDNQSIPFGIDLLFRSGDAVVGIEICEDLWTPNPPSGLMAVAGANILLNLSASTETVGKASWRTDLVKSQSGRCIAAYAYAGAGPTESTTDVVFGAHCMIAENGVVLSHSRRVGDGQPTWQGATSATVDVDLQKLGHDRRTIGSFDDARGSLPRDYRQFDFSLTHTPDRELQRDIAPRPFVPSDPNTLADRCSEIFEIQSAGLAQRIRQLPENMPLFIGVSGGLDSTLALVVAAKMCQRYGWPTSRIHGITMPGFGTTDQTRESADRLMQQLGVTRETIDIRQLCLQAFQSLQHQPLGIDAEKMDVETLQQQLIKTPNDAKDLVFENIQARIRTFVLMSRGFVLGTGDLSEQALGWSTYNGDHMSMYNVNTSVPKTLVRFLVRFAGDHHFDESVRTTLHQIADAVISPELMPPNEDGEIRQSTEATIGAYELHDFFLFHFIRNGYSPEKILWLAQQTNFSQPYDDATLAETLQTFFKRFFANQFKRTCVPDGPKVGSVSLSPRGDWRMPSDADPDAWLQ